The sequence CCCGTTATGATCGTCTTCTACGTAATAAGCTCGATAGCTATTCTTATTATGTATGCCGGTCATGTTCCCGGAGCTTTCGCCCTTATATTTGAGAAAGCCTTCACCCCCACAGCCGCCACAGGCGGGTTCGCAGGCGCAGGCGTTATGCTCGCTATCAGAATGGGTGTCGCAAGAGGCGTTTTCTCAAATGAATCAGGTCTCGGCAGCTCGCCGATAGCGGCAGCAGCGGCGCAGACAAAACACCCCGTTACTCAGGCTCTGGTCTCAATGACACAGACTTTTATCGACACAATAGTAGTCTGCACCATGACTGGTCTTGTCCTTATAGTGACAGATACATGGGCAAGCGGCAGAAACGGCGCTGACCTCACCACATTCGCTTTCTCCACAGGATTCTCCGGCGGTGCGGTGATAGTGGCTATTAGCCTTGCGCTTTTTGCTTACTCAACCATCCTCGGCTGGTGCTACTACGGCGAAAGGTCGATGGAATATCTCTTCGGGCTTAAGTCCATACCTGTTTACAGATACGTGTTTATAGTGTTTGTCGGCGTGGGCGCAATATCAAAGCTTGATGTTGTGTGGCTTCTTTCGGACGTTTTCAACGGACTGATGGCAGTTCCCAACCTTATCGGTCTTCTCGGGCTTACCCCTGTGGTGGTCAAGGAAACCAAGGACTACTTCGCGAAACTCGGCAGCGAATAACAAAAATCAGACAGGCGTGCTCAAACGGGCACGCCTTATTTTATTAAATCTTATTTAGCAAAACAAATTTTTTTAATTCAAATGCTGTCATCTTGTCATCATGTAAAATAAGTTTACATCTTCTCAGTCTCGTATTAATATCGAATATTATTAAAGAGGGTTACCTATGAGCATTTTCCTAAAAACCATACTCTCCATAATTACTTTCTCGTCTTTCGCTTTTGCAGATATTATCGGGGAAACTCAAGGAAACTTCACTGTTGGGCAAACCGGTTCAGCGTTGTATCATGTAGATCTAACAGTTCCAAAAGGTACAAACAATCTTCAACCATCTATCTCACTCGAATATAACTCACACTATAGCAATGGAATAATGGGGGCAGGCTGGACTATCAATGGATTCTCAACAATACAACGCTGCCCGTCAACCATTGAGCAAGACAATATAAGAGGAACTATTAATTATGATTTTAATGATCGCTTTTGTCTTGACGGAGTCAGACTCATTGCAGTAAGAGGAACTGACGGTCAAAGTGGGACAGAGTACAGAACAGAAATAGACACTTTTTCACAAATAACATCTTACGGTATATCCGGAAACGGACCTGATTGGTTTGAAGTTAAAACCAAAGACGGGAAAATAATTGAATATGGCAGAAATAATAATTCAAAAATCTTCACTGAATTTGATAATGGAGACAACCGTGAAGGCACTGTAAGAGTATGGGCTGTAAGCAAAGAGTCTGATCTAATCGGTAACAGTATTAATTATGAATATGGAGTCGATGAAAACAGATTATACAGAACATCTTCAACCTCAAGCTCAATGATTGGCTTTTATCCAATCAGAATAGATTATGGCAGAGCACTGGTGCATTCTCTGAAATGAAAGATGGGGCAGAAAAGTTGAAAGGATTCGGTTATGCTGGAATCAATAGAGGACTGAATAACCCCGCAATGGAACAAGTTCCTTTCGTTGGACCACTTCCAAAAGGAATATACGAAATTACTGGGCATAACTCTGATATAGCTACTTATAATATCCTTTTAGAAAAAATTAAAGTTGACTCAAAAAGGGATTCTTTTCGAATACATGGAGGAAAACCTGAGCCTGACAGGACTGCTTCCCAAGGATGCACCATACTCGATTTAACAACTCGGAAAAAAATTTTGGCTTCAAAAATACAGTATTTGGAGGTAGTTAAATAATGTTTAATAAAGTATTGTTAATTGTGCTATTGCTGTTTCAGACTCAAATATTACTTGGAGCCCCTATAAAAATCGGTACTACAGTTTTGGAGGGCAAAACAACCAAGGGTGATGAAATAAGGGTCGAAATAACTGCTGTTAATAACCCAAAATCCAATCCCTACAGCATTGAAGACGCATGGGGTACTGAAAAAGACGGAACAAAGCCTAAAATAATTATTAGCTCTATTAAGATTATCATGAATGATGAATCTGAACGTGTTCCTGTATCCATATATATGGATCTAACTGAGCCCAAAGAAGCTCAGCTTATTATTCCAGATGAGCAAACCATACGGTTAATCATCAAAGGCGGTGTACACGAAAAATATACAGGACGGTTAATCATCAAAGGCGGTGTACACGAAAAATATACAGGATACATAGCCGAAATACTTCATTTAGGAAATATCTTAATATCCAAATCCGTTTACAATACACAGTACCCAAAAAACATACGTGAAGATATAAAATATTCACTGATGTACTGAGTTCGGGAGAGGAAAAATGATAAACAAAATACTTCTAATAACTCTTTTTTTTCCAATTGTTGCAATTGCTGCGCAGTCCGGTTCTTTCAGAGATAAAACCTCAGATATAGAATTTATATTTGTAAAAGGCGGATGCTATATGATGGGTGGTACAAGCATGAGCTACAGCGAACCCGTTCATGAGGTATGTGTAGACAGCTTTTATATCAGTAAATACGAAACAACCCAAAAACAGTGGGAAAAAATAATGGGAAATAACCCTTCGTATTA is a genomic window of Geovibrio thiophilus containing:
- a CDS encoding alanine/glycine:cation symporter family protein, translated to MEQFQNLLNTVGNIVWGPPLLVLLVGTGIWLTINLRFLQFTKLFYSLWLALIKKKETDDHPGDITHFQALMTALSATVGTGNIAGVATAIAIGGPGAMFWMWVTGLVGMATKYAEAVLAVKYRVQKADGSMSGGPMYYISNGLGWKKLGMLFAIFAVVASFGIGNMVQSNSVADAMRSTFGIPAHYTGITLMFITALVVLGGIKSIGRVTSVLVPVMIVFYVISSIAILIMYAGHVPGAFALIFEKAFTPTAATGGFAGAGVMLAIRMGVARGVFSNESGLGSSPIAAAAAQTKHPVTQALVSMTQTFIDTIVVCTMTGLVLIVTDTWASGRNGADLTTFAFSTGFSGGAVIVAISLALFAYSTILGWCYYGERSMEYLFGLKSIPVYRYVFIVFVGVGAISKLDVVWLLSDVFNGLMAVPNLIGLLGLTPVVVKETKDYFAKLGSE
- a CDS encoding SpvB/TcaC N-terminal domain-containing protein yields the protein MSIFLKTILSIITFSSFAFADIIGETQGNFTVGQTGSALYHVDLTVPKGTNNLQPSISLEYNSHYSNGIMGAGWTINGFSTIQRCPSTIEQDNIRGTINYDFNDRFCLDGVRLIAVRGTDGQSGTEYRTEIDTFSQITSYGISGNGPDWFEVKTKDGKIIEYGRNNNSKIFTEFDNGDNREGTVRVWAVSKESDLIGNSINYEYGVDENRLYRTSSTSSSMIGFYPIRIDYGRALVHSLK
- a CDS encoding tlde1 domain-containing protein, which gives rise to MKDGAEKLKGFGYAGINRGLNNPAMEQVPFVGPLPKGIYEITGHNSDIATYNILLEKIKVDSKRDSFRIHGGKPEPDRTASQGCTILDLTTRKKILASKIQYLEVVK